AGGACAGAGTATTTTGTAGGCTAATCACCGTTTTTTCTGTAAAATATTCCAAACAGGAGCAGATCGGAACTAAGGTGCTGTTAAAGGAAAATCGGATTTACGAAGCAAAGGAAAAGTTGGCTATTGAACTTTGGGCAAGTATAGAGCAGGAAATCAACCATACCAAAAGTAGCCAGCATATCATCCGAAGCTATCCGGAACTGGACGGGATTCAGGTTTTTATAGAATCCATACGCCCTGCAATTCGGGTTTTACTTTTTGGGGCCGGTAATGACACCCTTCCATTGGCGAAGATGGCGGACTTACTTGGCTTAGAATTGATACTGATTGACGGAAGAAAAAACCTGGCTAACCCAGGTAGATTTCCTACAGCCCATGAAATTATCACAGGTTCTGGTGATGAAGTAGTCAAGCATGTACAGACAGATGCCTATACCGCTGCCTTGCTTATGACCCATAATTTCGAGTATGAAGCCTTGGTTTTGAAAGATTTGGCATCAAAAAATCTGCATTATATAGGAATTCTGGGACCTAAAAAGAAATCTGAAAAGATGCTGGAAAGACTGAACGCTCAGGGAATACCTGTGAATCAAGGCAGTATCTACTCTCCCATGGGTTTGGATATAGGAGCGGAAGGGTCTGAAGAAATCGCCCTCTCGATTTTGGCAGAAATAAAAGCTGTTTTTGCCGGAAAGAGTGGTAGCTTTCTGCGGCAAAAGGACGGCCCCATACACGAAGAAGACCGATAAATCGAGGATGTTGGGAACTACACAAGGGGGATGATTACCCATGGTGCAAGATTCCATCCCGTTCCCTTCGTCACCAGATAGGTTCTGGCCATTTTAATACAATGATAAACACATGAAAACAGGAATAATCATACTTGCTGCAGGAGAATCCACCCGACTGGGCTACCCCAAGCAAATCGCGCAATACAAGGGTAAAACCCTACTGCAACTGGCGATAGATGCCGCCAACGGAGCAAATGCAGAGAAAAGAGTGGTGGTTTTGGGAGCAAACCGGGACGAAATTAAGAAGACCTTTTCTGGAGCCAGTATTCCTAACATTCCCAACCCAAACTTTCAAAAAGGCATGTCTTCCAGTATCAAAATCGGGCTGGAATACATGCTGAAATTTGACAAGCCCGATCAGGTGATCATCATGCTCTGTGACCAACCTTTTGTGGATTCCAAGCTTCTGAACAAGCTAATCGAAGCGCAGAAGGAAAGCGAAAAAGGCATAGTGTCCTGTAAGTATTCTAAAACCTTTGGAGTTCCCATACTTTTCGGAAAAGCATATTTAAAGGAGTTGATGCAGCTTAGCGGTGACGAGGGCGCCAAAAAACTCGCTTTGGCACATGAAGATGATATGGAGTACGTTTCTTTTCCCAAAGGAAAGGTGGATATAGATACCGAGGAGGACTTGAGAGATTTGAATTTGTAATTTGGAAAGTCACTAAGCGCAGCCTCTAACCTACCGCAAGTCCTTCACCACCTCTTCGACCCACTCAGCCGCATCCAGTACATCCTTCTCAGTGGTATTTCTTCCCAAACTGAAGCGTATAGAAGCTCTTCCCAGATCAGTAGCTAATCCCATAGCCTGAAGCACATGAGAGGGTTTTGGGGAAATACTCGTACAGGCGGAGCCAGAGCTTACGGCTATTTTCTGGCAGACTTTTTTCAAAAGCTCTTCACCTTCCACGCCACCAAAGGCAATATTACTCACATGAGTAAGTCTATGCTTCCCCCCATTCAAACGTGTGTCCGAAATAGCCAGAAGTCTCATTTCCAAAAGATCCCGTAATTCTTGCAGTCGCTGGGATTCTATTTTCATTTCCGATTTTCTAAGCACTGCGGCTCTTCCCATCCCTACTATCCCAGGCACATTTAAGGTCCCGGATCGAAAGCCTTTTTCATGCCCTCCCCCATGAATCTGGGCAATAGGCTTTGGCAGAGTATGATTATGCCGGATAAAAAGTGCCCCCACACCCTTAGGACCATAAAACTTATGCGCGGAAATCGCCATTAAATGTATGCCCTGAAGAGTTAGCGGAATTTTTCCCGCAGCTTGGACAGCATCTGAGAAAAAGATAAGATTTCTTTCCTCAGCGAGTTTGGAAATCTCCTCTACCGGATGAATTACGCCTGTTTCATTATTGGCCCACATCAGGCAGATCATTTTGGTGTGCGGAAGTATGCTGGCTCGAAGTTCTTCAATGCTAATATTCCCCTCTTTATCCACAGG
This genomic window from Algoriphagus sp. TR-M9 contains:
- a CDS encoding XdhC family protein, producing MKEFQAIIRAYESYKTQNTQTALATVVQVDGSAYRRPGARMLVSASGELTGAISGGCLEGDALRKAQTVIFQQKSMLVTYDTTDEDDQKFGVGLGCNGIIHVLIEPIDYQNTINPIELLKIALKDRVFCRLITVFSVKYSKQEQIGTKVLLKENRIYEAKEKLAIELWASIEQEINHTKSSQHIIRSYPELDGIQVFIESIRPAIRVLLFGAGNDTLPLAKMADLLGLELILIDGRKNLANPGRFPTAHEIITGSGDEVVKHVQTDAYTAALLMTHNFEYEALVLKDLASKNLHYIGILGPKKKSEKMLERLNAQGIPVNQGSIYSPMGLDIGAEGSEEIALSILAEIKAVFAGKSGSFLRQKDGPIHEEDR
- a CDS encoding nucleotidyltransferase family protein, giving the protein MKTGIIILAAGESTRLGYPKQIAQYKGKTLLQLAIDAANGANAEKRVVVLGANRDEIKKTFSGASIPNIPNPNFQKGMSSSIKIGLEYMLKFDKPDQVIIMLCDQPFVDSKLLNKLIEAQKESEKGIVSCKYSKTFGVPILFGKAYLKELMQLSGDEGAKKLALAHEDDMEYVSFPKGKVDIDTEEDLRDLNL
- a CDS encoding cysteine desulfurase family protein encodes the protein MNYPIYLDYNATTPCAAEVIEAMIPWFGAHFGNAASKSHAYGWVAENAVEEAREQIANLIGAQPKEIIFTSGATEGINLAIKGVFDLFPGEKQHYITCQTEHKAVLDALQSLEERGIEVTYLPVDKEGNISIEELRASILPHTKMICLMWANNETGVIHPVEEISKLAEERNLIFFSDAVQAAGKIPLTLQGIHLMAISAHKFYGPKGVGALFIRHNHTLPKPIAQIHGGGHEKGFRSGTLNVPGIVGMGRAAVLRKSEMKIESQRLQELRDLLEMRLLAISDTRLNGGKHRLTHVSNIAFGGVEGEELLKKVCQKIAVSSGSACTSISPKPSHVLQAMGLATDLGRASIRFSLGRNTTEKDVLDAAEWVEEVVKDLR